gttgctgcctgctacttaagtgcttagtgcttattaggaatttaggatttagaattgggcttgagagttgggctaatgggcttggattgttggacttggacgactgtttagtgtttattagaatttataattgggcttgagagttggacttggattgttggacattaaaaataagtagattaatattaaattaataattaaaagatataaaatatttttaattatttatgaaaaactaatattatacatataaataattataaattttatgtatataattatcggtttggttcggttatttattcggttatttttttctataaccataaccaaaccaaatattatcgattattcaaatttaaaatcaaaccaaaccaaaccaaaccaaatgtcggtttttttattcagtttggttaaattttcgatttggttttggttttaaccaaaactgtgaacagccctagTGAGAAGTGTAAAGGTtagggtgtacatggaccgggttggtttggattttttacaaaccaaaccaaaccatttgtgtcgggttattaaatctataaatcaaaccaaaccaataaaagtcgggtttttcgatatcaatttttctcgggtttttcgggtttttttgggtttctcgggttttttgggttttttcgaatttttttgggtttctcatagtatctaataaaaagcacagagtaGTGCTTCTTAGAAAGAGttttagtacaaaatatcaacatataagatggaggcacaacactgtttgaagtttcaactttataatataactttataagataagttttttttgtatattatttagatgggctactcaagtccaaatctaaatgtaagaaagaaaacaaaaattataaaaaaaatttaaaaaatatttataaattacattttaataaatatttttatgtataacataatttaaaagtagtatttctataatcgggtcggtttgggttcggtttgactttttttagttaaaaccaaaccaaccctataatggtcgggggtttttttttcaaacaccaaaccaaatcaaaccaaaccactagtcgggtttttttttacggtttggttcgatttatcggtttggtgcggtttatcggtttgtcctgtacagccctagtaAAGGTTATATTTGGAGTTTGGCATTTTGGAGTTTCTATTATTAATTTACGTGGGGTATTAATTACCTATGTGGACATCCACATCAGCTATTAATTATCTATGTGGACATTCATATCAACTATTTTTTCACCACGTCATGTGCGTGTATACACCATTTAGCCATGTGGACGCTGCAGGGGTAcgtgatagataaataaacgAGTTCAGAGGATATTTAAAATGGGTTATAATTTAGGTGTTCACTAATAAAAAAAACCTTAAGTTCAGGAGGATCTTTAGCCATTCTGCCTTATTATCATATATGTATCTGATTTTGATTCTTAAGTTCTtgtgtttaaatttttttagttttgtcATGTCCCAGAAGTTGTCACTTTCTCTATTTTAACGTTGAGCAATATGAATATTTATACAAGGTATTTGAGGTGTCCTCCAAGTTACACTAACTTAGCTAATCTCTATTTATAGGTGTTCATGAAACTTATACATCTAAGAGGACTCATAGAGACTTGCTTTACACAAAACTTGTAAATTACATGCCATTAACTCAATTTGTAAATTACATGGCCAAAAACTACAATTAAAAAGAGGGAAGAGTGTTGTTTTTTAAAAGATAGACTTACCATtgcttttaataattttatcaagtgtcaaaaacatatttaaattatctcatttttttgagtttcatatctaaactattgaaagtgtgagtttcatacataaactatcacttattagtttgagaaacacacatcagtggtatgtgtaatacactctctctactctttatatttttttaaaaaaaaccttGCTACATGGATAAACTATTCCACCttgataaaaaattatacttaccccatctaaccctccgctcttattttttattatttactttttattttctcgttttgtgttaggtatgtatatatatttttaggaaattatttttttcttttgcaaaccgaatttaatagaaataaaaaatttattttaagaaaagtcttgcagcaagtaaaaaatatttttctaaaatcatatttatatatctaaTACAAAACGAGAAAACAATTTGACAGCGGAGGGTTAGGCGGGGGagggtagaattttttttaaaaaaattaaaataatatctaaattattatttgaaaggGTTTGGggagatgaagtaagaattttattttaaaactttaataaaataaatttaaaaaataacaataaactaaacaattggggggggggggagaaagtggtggagtgggtaagaaaaatattttatattttattttatagttttttttggatggatagtaatattttaatctttaattttaattaattctaataatttatttaatttttgtcgaGGTGGAATGTTTTTTCcatgtggagtgtgatgtgacaaaaaaaatttaatgaaaaaaagaGTGTAGTACACGTGATAAAAGTAGAACAAAACAGAGAGAGGTGTGTTTTcgaaactaataagtgatagtttagatatTAAACTCGCACTTacaataatttaggtatgactcaaaaaaggaaaataatttaaatttgtttttgacacttatctctaaaATAATTCAGGAAGTATAATCAAAGTGATGATATTAATGagccaaaaattatgaaatgtttgagatttttcttaCCAAAGTCGATcaatttattttctaatttattcTTCAACTATGGTTAAGAGGCCTAGTAAATTAATTTAATCTATACCTTTAATGACAAGTGTTCCTCATCTAAATATGCGCTTGAAAAAATGAAGAGAGTTGGAATCTCAATCTCGAGTCTGACACTGGGGTGAAGTCTTAACTCGAGGTCAAGATCATGTCCCAGGTCAATTGGAGGTCAGGTCTTGAATCGGTGTCAAGCCGGGACCGATTCTTGCATTGGGTCGAGACATGAGTCCGAGTATGAAATCATAATATTTGCCTAAATTATACCTAAATACCAATTCCACAGGACAATAGTTTCTTTTTACTAACCAAACacagaaaataaataagaaaaccacttattttcccaaaatatattttcatcataCCGAACACACCCCTCTTACTCTTTGTTTCTACCATTGggaagaatgaaagaaaattgAAAGGTCACTCTTCCTCTCTGATCCTAAACGGCTGTGAATGCTTGTCCTTAAACACAAAGTAGCATTTTAGACAATTTCTTCATCACATCACCTAAAGagcaaattaagaaaataacaaaacaagGACCTCTAGATGCTGAACAGAGGGGCTTTTGAGTCCCAAGACTTGCCCATTTTCTGGTCTTTTTTTGCCCAGGATGTGTCATTCCATGGAAAAGACAAGGTACAACTTCAGAAGCAATTGAACCACATCCATGTGTGTTGTCGAGGTCTCTCCGAGCTAGGGATGCGAGACATCAGATATCACACTTGATTCCTCTCTTTAACCATCCGTTTTTGGACTCCTTGTTCTAATAGGCTCTTCGCCAGGGCCAATGGATGGTTCCCCAGCACGAAGCACCTGGTTCTCCATCAGATTTTCCTGCACCGCCTTCACTCAGGAAATCACAATTCTCTCAGGACTTACACAGAATGGATGTACAATATTCttagaatttgaaatgagcAGGGAAAGTTATTCAAGTTTACCTGTAAAAGCTCTGTCATCCTGCCAATCCCGTAATTCATCAATGGTTTTGAAACAGAGGTGGGAAGAGGGGAATTCATAGAATCGCTTGGTTCTATAGATGGAGGCTCATTCATGTTGCCAATATCTCGTTCCAGGACCACATTCAAGTTCCCTGCTGACAACTTATGAGAGGCCTCAATGCCATTGGTCACTTCAATTAGTGAATCATCAGGTGGCAGCATAGCCAAGGGAGCAACGGTCTGCAAACCTCTCTCTTTTAGAGCAGCTGTCATATGAGCAGCTTGGGATGAATCTGGAGGAGCTTGCGTCGTAGGTGGAAATCCATTGGTCGGGTTGACAGGTTGAAGGACAATGGGAACAACAGCACCGCGGGCGCCCACCAAATGGCCAGAAGGAGGAGCTGTTGTTGGAGCCGATACATTTAGCTGAGGCCTCCAATCATAGCCATGTACCTGAATTTGGTTTCTAATGGGTAGATGAATGTCATTCCTTTTAATCATAGGAACATGTGGTGCCACATCATTTTCTGCCGTGACAGGATCAAAATGTCCTGGCTTAAAAACAACACCCCTGAAATTTATACTGGAGTCGCCAATCCTAACATTGAGAAAATAACCAGCATCAAATGCAGTTTCGACAACACCTGTAACAGCCTGACCTATCATTCCATCATTTGCAACATTAACTGTATCTACTTGTTCGGATGGGATCTCGTTTGTTTGTTTAAACCCTGGTGGAAAATGAGCAGTTTTTACACGCTTTAGGCTGTTATCCTTGCGTGGCCTCCCCCGCCCCCTCTTGACAGGAAGACTTACTGCAGCATAGTAGCTGTTCCCTTGAATAGCTTCTTGGCTCATTCTCAGAATTTGCTGTCGAGTATCTAAACTTCCTTCCTGCTAGTCTTTTGTATTACTTGCCTGGAAAAATCAGCTCTTATTTTGACTAGGAACAACtattatgataataaataaaacttgtGACATTTCATTGACTTGGCAAGAGAATATGACCTAATGTATCATTTCAATTCTGGGATTGCAATTTGGGATCACTCGGGGATAAAAGTAGAGAATCCATTTAGGAAGGAGGAACACTATTATGCAAGGATTCCATGATAAAAGTTGACACAAAAGCAGGATAGTAAAGTACTAAAAATTTGAAATGGTAAAGTTAAAACAATGGCTGTATCGGTTAATGACATATAGAGAGATTAGGAATTAGGCTTTTTTGACAGGTAAACATGTGAAGGTTAATAAGAAATAAGATTAAACTGGTCTAAACATCTAATAAGCCATATATGGTAATCTCCAAAAAAGCTTAGGAACAGACAATGAAATATTACTAGGAGAAAACGATTATAACTTCATGGTCAATATGGTTCTTCCTGCAACCCTACTTAGAAAGCttttcttttgagccgagggtctggtagaaacaacctctctgcccacaaaggtaggggtaaggtcccATACATcttaccctcctcagaccccactaGTGAGATTACActgtgtatgttgttgttgttgttgttaatatggTTCTAGCTGACCAAGGCTAAGTAGGACTCAGCAGATTCACATAAAAGGAATTGCTTCCAAATTCCTCTTTCTATCTTCTCTGCCCCCTCCCCTTTTTTCGCCTCCTAAGTTTATTTTTCATGGTGAGTTATGGCTTAGACTGAAAAGAACAAAGTTGTATGGAAGGAAATTTTTAATCTATGTCCAAGTTGCGGAATAGTTGTATCACGTCATTTCTCCATCAGCTCTCTAAAAAGGGCAGCTCGGTGCACTAaaactcccgctatgcgcagggtacggggaagggcccgaccacaagggtctattgtacgcagccttaccttgcatttctgccagaggctgtttccaaggcttgaacccgtgacctcctggtcacatgacagcaacttaaccagttactccaaggctccctaTTAGAGACAAAAGGCAGAGCAGTACaacaaacgactctaaggaaaaATGATAACAGCAACTCAGAAAAGCATAGCTGATACCCATGTAACTTCCCATAGCAACAAATGCATGCCACAAGACACAGCAACTTTATCCAGCCCAGAGCCGAGAACAATTTGGTATGTATTCAACATATACGTTATAATACTGACTAGTGAAACAATTGTTGGGGGAATAATGTATACTATAAAAAGCAACGGACATGGACCAAAGTGATAAGAGATCAATTAAGGAAATTTTTTTGATAGCTCCATTGTTAAGAGAATCACTTCTGTACGATCTCACATAACTTTCTTTGTGCAAGTTGACATGCATGATTTTGTTATGTAACTCGATTGTATGGAAGTGTTAAAATACCAGATGTTCtttctttataatatttaaacCATATTTACTGCAAGTCATCAGCagggatatatatataatctttgTCCATACGTGTAATTTGGTTATGATTGTTAAAGCCAATTAATATCTGAAATACATCTTGATCTAATCCAATTATGAATAGCAAACAGTACAATTGACTTATCCTATAAGGCCCAAGTCACGAAACTACATTATCAAAATATTGCAAAAGAAAATATACACCCGAGGTTTTTGAACAAAACAAGCAGGAAAAATAGAAGATGACTGCAAGACCATCTTCTAAAGATGGTGCGGTATTTTAAGGAAGGAACGAAAAAGGAAGTATCCTCTCAAATGAGGAAGGGTGCGCCAATGGCATGCATTTAGGTTATCAAGTACAATCCCTAATATATGCATGCAATTCTAAATCATCAACTCAGAGATTAACAAGACACGAGTATTTCTCCTCCAAATTAGTCGAGATGAATAATAAGCTTGTGGTGGAAAGTTTACTATGACCATGATTGCTCAGATAAtgtgataccacttttgtcaatTCTTTAACTTATTATATGCTATCTGATGTATTATTAGAAAACAAACTCAAAGTACATTTACTGATTCACCAGTGAAGCTGAAGAGCTAGAAGTAAGCAACTATACGCATCTTCCATTTGTAGTGGAAGTATACTACCCGGAGAATGAGGAATATTTGAAACTACTTTCAAACCATCACAAAGATTCGGACCCAACTACAGTAAGAACAAAATGGAAGGGCAAAAAAGGATGCTTTGCGTAGATGTGAAGGCTCTATCAATAGAAAGATTCTAGCTTTCATTAACATTGTTATCCGAATTCATCCTGGAACACCTAAACTGAATTTTATAAGACAGCATATGCTAAATGCATAGCAAACGTAATTTGGACATTTTAGGGAAGACCAATAAAAGCTAATTATCAAATGTATAATGTAGATTCTCATTTCTCCAAACCTTCCTAAAAGTTATAATGTCTTTTTTGATAACCGAGTTATCCCAGATGAGTTAACCCACCTAACCCCAATTGGCCAACATGTTCGAAACTTGGGGAATATCCACTAGCCCCTCTACCCTGATCCCGCGTAAATACTAAACTCCTTGTCAATGGCAAGGTTCAAACTCATGACATAAGTTCTATCCATGCATCTCATGTTATCTCCTTACCACTGAACCAAAGTCCTCAGGGAGAAtcccccccttttttttgtgACGGGGAGTCCAGGCTAGCTAACACACATCTAGATTATTCCATCTGATACTTGTTACCTCCCACGTATCGTGCAACTTAGTCCACCAAAGCTTAGGCATGAGACCTCCACAAGGATTTGAACATGAGACCTCGAGATTCTCCTCCCACTTCATCAACCATTATAGGTACGACCAAAGGGTGAAGCTGCTAAAGCAACTGTCTTGGGCATGTAAACTTGTGTACATGTAAATTTTGCGACCCCAAAACTTTCTTAATAgctgattaaaaaaaattatttcatagaCTAATATTGTCTTTTTAGTTATTTATTAGAATTTAAATATGACAATTAGAAAATACACACAATTTGGTTGTtcaaaatgcaaaaaaaaaaaaagaagagaagaattgAAACTTTAATACAATAAAAAGGAGCACTTGATATTATTTTAGAAAACAAAAGAATCATAAATCAGAAAATATGTTTCAAGAGCTAAATATattagaaattgaaaaagaaattattttaaaaaatcaattacaAGAAAATTGCTGATAAATTTGGATATCAATGCTAGAAAAATAGACTTCTCTAATATCTTTTAGTGATTCTATTTGacttattttcatcatttgtacTGCAGAACTCGAAAAATAAAATGCAAAATACATAAAAACATACAAATTTCAATATTTAACACAACTaaaaacaaaatcaacagtTGTCAcctaaaaagaataaataaacctaaaattaaaaaaaggacCATACCTTGGATTGTAGGGCTGCTAGAAGATTAGAGGAGTTCAAAAAATGGAGATAAACAAGCAGTAGTTGTAGTGAAATTTTAAACCCTAGATTTTGTTAAATTAGCAAAAGATGGAGAGGAATGAGAGGTATAATTAGGAAATTAATTTACTCTTCTCTAGAATTTAAGAGTGAGGGGGGAAGGATTGACATTaatgataatttattttatttctgcCTTGGAATGTGAATAAAGAGGGAGAGGAAAAGAGAGATATAAATAATGGTAAAAAATATACTCCCCTTCAGTTTCTTTTTaatagttaaattttgatttagaatatccattaaaaaaataattattgatataataattttattattttatttctattaattaatagactcttaaaatatatttatccaCTACACTTTTtaaagacattaactcaattttatatatatacataggatTCTAGACTCGGTTACTGGCGCTCATAAAGACCAGGAtggctatttatttattttttaaatgtttttttttactattttaaattaataaattcaatttttaagttattaGAAAACCCTTGGCGCTTCAGTTGAAGAAACCCCAAAAGCTGCTAATGTTCCCAGTTAAATAAAACTCAACAGGCGTTTCCTTCATTCATATCCTCCTCTGTTTCTCCCTATTCTTTCTCCCATTGTCGTGTCGACCTTTAGGTTTTTCCGGTTCAAATCAGTAGTTTTCCAGCAAAAGCGGCGCCTTCTTGCAGCTCCACACAAAATCATGCATCTTCTGTTTCTCACACTGTTAAGCCTTCTCTTAGAAAATTCTTCACCCAAATCATAGTGCCAAATCACATCAATTTTTACAAATGTGAAAATTAATCAACAGAGAAGAAGACTTACAccataaatattttgtgtcTTTTCAAATCAAAACTGTAAGATTTTCAATTCCAAAAGCAGCAAAGGCAGAGAAGAAATCAATACAGGAGAAGAAGTTTATCCTCTGTTATAAAAATCCAAAGATCTAATACTTCATGTTAAGTGGTATTTAAATTCATGTCTTTCTATATTAAACTTTTGCATTTTTGTGTTCCagaatggtttgatttgatagTATTAAtgttttagaattttaaattcACCTTACTAATTCCtttcaaaatacaaaaaagTCTCCTATCTTAGAAAATTTGGCAACCAAATTATAGTACCAAAAATACCATATGCATATGGTACTGTTGCTAGGAACTTCCTCCCATAGTTGCAATTTTATTAAGTTTGTTCCTGTTTTTTTTGTTCTcttgatttattattatttaatatttgacAAATCAAATTTTACATTCCATTCTATCTCGACAATTCTTGCTTTTTATTTATCACAAAATTTTATTCATATGCCAACCTAGTTTGACACTAACGTCTTCGCAGATTCATAGTTGTTTTCATATTATCCCTGTTTTTGCTATCTGCATCACTGCTCCAACCCAAGTAAGTTAGGCGTCTTTCTAACCATTGAAAAGTTTTATTTAGTGTGTTATGTTGATAAGAATATCACATCTCTCTTTCATTCATGATTACAAAATCAAAGAGGGAAGATAATGGCCTATAGTCAGCAATGTACACTACTATgcttcaaaaatatttacagGACACCACAACAAATTAAACCTTGAAAGACTTCtccttttctatttattttatgagttttctccTTAGGGTTAATTACATTTTTACCCTCCATGGAATGATGTAGATAATATTTCACTtaatgaatttttaatttttttatcaagtATACTATAGGAGTTTAGTTAGGTAATCTGatataattttctaaaaaaatatgcaGTCAAAAGAATTGTAATGGTACTTTCTGTTTTTTCATTATGCTCCATATATTTGATGTTGAAGTTTTCTTATTAGTGTTGAAATTTGAATGAAATGGCCTATTGCTATCGTTTATTAAGTTTAAGGCCTGTTTGGAAAGTCACCTGGTAATTGAATTTGGTGTAATTAAATGTAATTATATTGTCTGGCATATTTGGTTAACCATGTAATTACTTGATCAGCAGGTAATTGAGTGTAATTGACAGGGGTTTAATTACACTATACAATTTCTAGAGGGAGGTTgtgaattggtgtaattacataGTGTAATTACAAGCTGattactttttaatttattccttttatttctatttttattttttttgttttaatttattttttattaatattttttaattcttattatctttatcattttaatattttttattatttaaatttcatttcCTTCTCATTCTCCACCTTTACTTCATGTAATTCCATGCAATTTTTcgtattacttttttttaattctatgttTATTAATTTCACTAGCATAATTTTGCTAGTATtcgaatttttaaattaaagtagaagTCATTATTGAATAAAGTTGCAGATTTACGTTCTTTTCGTTgaaatcatatttatatatgttgtgttgaaatttgacataagAGTAGTATTATGtttaaaattgtattttaaatttagaacttatgttatattttcagtttcatttattttagtagTATTGACTTGATTATTCACATTGCAagctatttattttttaactagACTTGATAGATCAtctttttgtcaattttttttattaattttatgacattatatttataatattaatatttttgtgaaaCATGCATTtcattatgttatatatatatatacacattccATGGCAACAGACAGAAGGCAGTTTTCTCGTTGTTCTTAACCCCAGGCACATTTTCGTTCCCAATAATCTCCATGAAAAGACTGTTGGGGGagaaagcaccacaactaaagtttgatatgatgaaaataaattggacacgaaaattttacgtggaaacccctctaaatgatagaagggaaaaaccacggggtagaaggatctcactataaaaatatggagtacacagctctcaaatacaaggagaaaacaacaataaacacttctctcttgtaaaaggaacaactactaaagaggacactcaagactaaaatatttatcttggtgtataactttctttgtattcttattctctctttttgggatggaataaatgagggcaagaggtcttctatttatagaaaactagacacgcgtaaaatccgcgtattgaaccttccttttttgactacgcgttcaaaacacgttttgttgactacgcgttcaaaacgcgttttgttgactacgcgttcaaaacgcgttttgactatcttgcaaaGACTACCATGATTTCCGAACGAACCGAGGGAGAGTCGAGATATGAAAAACCTTATCTATGATCTGCTTATTTCCAAGTACGTTACATTGTGACAAACAAACAGATCATTGTAATTATTGGATTGTGTAATTACTAGGCTGATAATTACTATCCTAGTAATTACACAAATTTCAATTATCAAGTGACTTTTCAAACAGATCCTAAATTTTAATTGACTTACGGACTTTATATCAAGCTAGACTATCATTGAATGTTTATTTGCTTAATTTTCCTCTTGTATTTTCATTGTCAAATTTCGATTTATTATGAAGGCATTACTGCACTTACTTTTTGGTATTCCTCTTATGTttagtttatatttttaaatcctAAATTTTAATGAAGTTGTTGAAATTGGTGGAAAAACGAAGGTGTTGAAATTGGTGGAAAAGTACATAAActataaatacataaaataatttagaggttttgttgaatttttgtaGAACTAACAATCAGTTAGTTAATCTATATGCTAAGTGTGAAGCACACATCAATTTCATGTATGCGGTTTAACCTCGACCCCTAAAAAGAGAATCATTAAGTGAAAGTCCTTCTCAGTAAAAGAAAGCCAAGTAAGTAGtcgttttttttcttttttttttaacaataaaaaaaattgtcaactgaatcaataaaataatgtcttataagaagaaaaaaattattcttccttgatttgtcaaaaatgacaaataaaaagaaaaattaaattagaaaatatttgacaagtaaataggaCAGAGGGAGAATACCTGTATCTTAACTTGATacgaattttttaaaaaaagtttaagtCTAAAATAAGGTATATATGTTTGTGTGACTATAAATTATATAATGGTAAAATGaatactttaaaaattaaatgattATTCACTTCGTCTCACTTTATGTGAATAAGTCTGACTTGACATAAAatttacaattttttaaaatttgtgatctaaaataagtcatacTCCCTtcgtttttatttatatttcatccTTGGTAAAAATATATGTTCTTTAATACTTTTGTCATTTCACAAGACCTATACATAAATAACATTATTCTTTCTATTTTACCCTTCAGAGTCATTAGCCTTGAAAATATGAATTTGACCAACATAGGATAACTAAATGATTAATTTATGTTCATTGgtcaattttattaattaaaataaattaatttatattcattTATTGAAAACTAACTTCAAGATAACAATAAATAAGGGTACAATAGTAAACTTGTCTAGTTTTTTACGAGATGCGTGAAATCTAAAATGGTGACATATAAATAGAAATAGAGAGAGTACATGTTTGTGtgactataaatcatttcatttagtgtaaaataaatattttaaagttaaattatttataaatatagaaatatgtcattcttttttaaatttactaaaaagaaaagtttgttatataaattataacaGAAGAAGTATGAAGTTACGTACTACCTTGTGTTTAATTTTGTTtgatctatttttcttttctttttatcatttcaaaaatgatgtttctaaattttttaattttaatgtttttatAAGATTGTTTAAGATGATAAAATTAAA
This sequence is a window from Solanum dulcamara chromosome 10, daSolDulc1.2, whole genome shotgun sequence. Protein-coding genes within it:
- the LOC129871589 gene encoding protein METABOLIC NETWORK MODULATOR 1-like, whose translation is MSQEAIQGNSYYAAVSLPVKRGRGRPRKDNSLKRVKTAHFPPGFKQTNEIPSEQVDTVNVANDGMIGQAVTGVVETAFDAGYFLNVRIGDSSINFRGVVFKPGHFDPVTAENDVAPHVPMIKRNDIHLPIRNQIQVHGYDWRPQLNVSAPTTAPPSGHLVGARGAVVPIVLQPVNPTNGFPPTTQAPPDSSQAAHMTAALKERGLQTVAPLAMLPPDDSLIEVTNGIEASHKLSAGNLNVVLERDIGNMNEPPSIEPSDSMNSPLPTSVSKPLMNYGIGRMTELLQAVQENLMENQVLRAGEPSIGPGEEPIRTRSPKTDG